A section of the Ensifer adhaerens genome encodes:
- a CDS encoding BA14K family protein, whose protein sequence is MKAIASLAFGIALSVSACIGTASVASLVLAEPGKRPLLEASAPDLWTATPVRIDPSEQHYERLPAVYSTYVTNPIPAKLVTRRSRTVWKSTATPDELSTAQADACSNRYQSYDPVTNTYRSYGGHRRTCGASHANQHKNQKGRSAQINPRFVGYGADNLRIAQCAARYQSYRAFDNTYQPYDGPRRPCLPPSGDVRLEALETH, encoded by the coding sequence ATTGCTTTGTCCGTTAGCGCCTGTATCGGGACCGCCTCGGTGGCATCCCTGGTATTGGCTGAGCCTGGTAAACGTCCCTTGCTCGAGGCGTCGGCTCCTGACCTGTGGACCGCGACGCCGGTTCGGATTGATCCGAGTGAGCAGCATTACGAACGTCTGCCGGCTGTCTATTCCACCTATGTCACAAACCCGATCCCAGCAAAATTGGTGACACGGAGATCTCGCACGGTTTGGAAATCGACCGCTACTCCAGACGAGCTTTCGACAGCGCAGGCCGATGCGTGCTCAAATCGGTATCAATCATACGACCCGGTCACAAACACCTATCGGTCCTACGGTGGGCACAGGCGGACCTGCGGGGCGTCTCACGCAAACCAGCATAAAAACCAGAAAGGCCGGAGTGCTCAGATCAATCCCCGTTTCGTGGGCTATGGAGCGGACAATCTGCGCATTGCTCAGTGTGCCGCGCGATACCAGTCGTACCGCGCCTTTGACAACACCTATCAGCCGTACGACGGTCCTCGCCGTCCTTGCTTGCCACCCTCCGGTGATGTGCGACTTGAAGCTTTGGAGACGCACTAA
- a CDS encoding glycosyltransferase family 2 protein — MTVPLVSVLLPVYNAEPYLAAAIESILRQDHQRLEIIAINDGSRDRSLEIMQRYQQMDGRITIVSRENRGLIATLNEGLALAKGDLIARMDADDISYPSRLSRQVSLFVQQPQLALCGTGIDTLLGDRIIRGTPDPIYQPASLRALSKFFTIFIHSTVVYNRHVIPQDMLRYDAQYVHAEDFDLFRRVTDRFPAKMIDEALIAYRIHGNSVTNMHKRQMRRTHLAIVAENLERERLCDNPGALNHIGLAVTSETIRQAATCIHSVEDRISALPPQTRKGYEAGALNLFYFLYQFVSDERRPELTHEFLTQTGKWGLIRRRERYGLITGARAPWCSRLSLAATSRLDAWSRYRRSVPAASVLPLVGETLA; from the coding sequence ATGACCGTTCCGTTGGTTTCCGTCCTCCTGCCTGTCTATAACGCCGAGCCCTATCTCGCAGCGGCGATTGAAAGCATTCTGCGGCAGGACCACCAGCGGCTGGAGATCATTGCCATCAACGACGGCTCGCGCGATCGCTCGCTCGAAATCATGCAACGCTACCAGCAAATGGACGGTCGCATCACCATCGTCTCGCGCGAAAATCGCGGGCTGATTGCAACCTTGAATGAGGGACTGGCGCTGGCGAAGGGCGATCTCATCGCCCGAATGGATGCCGACGACATTTCCTATCCCTCACGGCTCTCACGTCAGGTGTCCTTGTTCGTTCAGCAGCCGCAGTTGGCGCTCTGCGGCACGGGCATCGACACGCTGCTTGGCGACCGCATCATTCGTGGCACGCCCGATCCGATCTACCAGCCGGCAAGCCTCAGGGCGTTGTCGAAGTTTTTTACGATCTTCATTCACTCGACCGTTGTCTACAACAGGCACGTCATCCCGCAAGACATGCTGCGCTATGACGCCCAGTATGTGCATGCGGAGGATTTCGATCTCTTCCGGCGCGTCACCGACCGATTTCCTGCTAAGATGATTGATGAGGCGCTGATCGCTTACCGCATCCATGGCAACAGCGTGACGAACATGCACAAGCGCCAGATGCGCCGCACGCATCTGGCGATCGTCGCCGAAAACCTCGAGCGCGAACGTCTTTGTGACAACCCGGGTGCGCTTAACCACATAGGTCTTGCGGTTACCTCAGAAACGATCCGGCAAGCGGCCACGTGCATTCACTCCGTCGAAGACAGGATCTCGGCGCTTCCGCCGCAAACCCGCAAAGGCTACGAAGCGGGCGCGTTGAACCTCTTCTATTTTCTCTATCAGTTCGTCAGCGACGAACGTCGGCCGGAACTCACTCATGAATTTTTGACGCAAACGGGAAAATGGGGGCTCATCCGTCGTCGGGAACGATATGGCCTTATCACGGGGGCGCGTGCCCCGTGGTGCAGCCGCCTGTCACTGGCGGCCACCAGCCGGCTGGACGCTTGGTCGCGATACCGGCGTTCCGTGCCAGCGGCAAGCGTGCTTCCACTTGTTGGGGAGACGCTGGCATGA
- a CDS encoding acyltransferase family protein — translation MLNMRDRQLDGLRAAAVSMVLYAHFFAAGGSQIGHIGVRLFFVLSGFLITRLLLDARSATQFEPETVLKSFYVRRALRIFPPYFGMLAVLWSINLEGAREGWFWHALYLSNFWYALKDAWTPWILCHTWSLSIEEQFYIAWPLLVLMTPRQLLGRLCVSVIASSLAYRFYWPLTGEPSLARDLLPPASMDALAAGALLAVYRSTTMSWPRWMTVSWVPLSIFSLALLWARSASTGPVPDWLVWIGLEAVPLVPIAMLVGAASTGFGGRVGRLLELQPVTALGRVSYGAYLYHPVVLALVVSAQAWIPFNVAEQGLARLLIAGSVTLIVAAFSWHAFEKPLNALKRYFPYVRPNSGVGVVAMTTTQATDWLAGQKGERQHAVHLSGERTSARKTLQASDLQ, via the coding sequence ATGCTGAATATGCGCGACCGTCAATTGGACGGATTGCGAGCCGCTGCCGTTTCAATGGTTCTGTACGCGCATTTTTTTGCCGCGGGCGGTTCGCAAATCGGGCACATCGGTGTTCGGCTGTTCTTCGTTCTCAGCGGCTTTCTGATCACACGATTGCTGCTTGATGCCCGCTCCGCCACGCAATTCGAACCGGAAACGGTTCTCAAATCCTTTTACGTGCGTCGCGCCCTGCGCATCTTTCCACCCTATTTCGGCATGTTGGCAGTCCTGTGGTCGATCAACCTGGAAGGCGCCAGGGAGGGCTGGTTCTGGCATGCGCTTTATCTCTCGAACTTCTGGTATGCGCTGAAAGACGCCTGGACACCTTGGATCCTATGCCACACCTGGAGCCTGAGCATTGAAGAGCAATTCTACATTGCCTGGCCGCTGCTTGTTTTAATGACACCGCGCCAACTGCTTGGGCGGCTTTGCGTCAGCGTGATCGCCAGTTCGTTGGCCTACCGCTTCTATTGGCCGCTGACGGGTGAGCCCTCTCTTGCGCGCGACCTGCTGCCTCCCGCCTCGATGGACGCCCTGGCGGCCGGAGCCCTTCTCGCAGTTTACCGTTCGACGACCATGTCTTGGCCGCGATGGATGACGGTCAGCTGGGTGCCGCTTTCCATCTTCTCTTTGGCGCTCCTTTGGGCCCGATCGGCGTCAACGGGCCCCGTGCCCGATTGGCTCGTCTGGATCGGTCTTGAAGCCGTTCCGCTGGTTCCGATTGCTATGTTGGTGGGGGCAGCGTCCACTGGCTTTGGCGGCCGGGTCGGCAGGTTGCTCGAACTTCAGCCGGTGACGGCGCTCGGGCGCGTCAGCTACGGCGCTTATCTGTATCATCCCGTCGTGCTTGCACTGGTCGTCAGTGCGCAAGCCTGGATACCGTTCAACGTTGCCGAGCAGGGGCTCGCACGCTTGCTCATCGCCGGCTCCGTCACATTGATCGTGGCTGCTTTTTCCTGGCACGCATTCGAAAAGCCGCTCAATGCCCTGAAGCGGTATTTCCCCTACGTACGTCCGAACAGCGGCGTTGGAGTCGTCGCGATGACCACGACCCAAGCGACCGATTGGCTCGCCGGGCAAAAGGGCGAGAGGCAGCATGCGGTTCACCTATCGGGTGAGAGGACCTCTGCCCGAAAGACGCTTCAAGCGTCAGATCTGCAATAA